The proteins below come from a single Oryzias melastigma strain HK-1 unplaced genomic scaffold, ASM292280v2 sc00279, whole genome shotgun sequence genomic window:
- the LOC112141320 gene encoding uncharacterized protein LOC112141320 has protein sequence MYLEPATNNRSQTALTFFLKAVENHGWPSRVRGDEGVENVGIAEAMFSVKGTGRGSFIAGKSVHNQRIERLWRDVWTSVTQLYYEVLHGLEEDGLLDLSDILHLFCVHYIFLPRLANALHTFTEGWDNHPLKSEGGLSPNQLWVLGHMQRPAADTEEDPQNLKLFGTDWETFDCVREEPVGVQVPETECPLDPAAMEAIKSVINPLAPSQSFGRDLFLTMIQLVQSVAGTSHTI, from the exons ATGTACCTGGAGCCTGCAACAAACAATAGATCACAGACTGCTCTCACATTTTTCCTGAAGGCTGTGGAAAACCATGGATGGCCATCCAG GGTCAGAGGCGATGAGGGTGTTGAAAACGTGGGAATAGCTGAAGCCATGTTTAGTGTGAAAGGGACTGGAAGAGGCAGCTTTATTGCTGGAAAGAGCGTTCACAATCAAAG gATTGAGCGTCTATGGCGTGACGTTTGGACAAGTGTAACGCAGCTTTACTATGAAGTCCTTCACGGCCTAGAGGAAGACGGGCTCCTGGATCTCTCAGATATCCTGCATTTGTTTTGTGTACATTATATCTTTCTTCCTCGACTGGCAAATGCACTTCATACCTTTACCGAGGGATGGGACAATCACCCTCTGAAGAGTGAGGGGGGCCTCTCACCCAATCAGCTCTGGGTTTTGGGACACATGCAAAGACCTGCTGCAGACACTGAAGAAGACCCACAG AACCTGAAGCTGTTTGGAACTGACTGGGAGACATTTGACTGTGTCAGAGAAGAACCTGTTGGTGTTCAAGTTCCAGAAACTGAGTGTCCTCTGGATCCAGCTGCAATGGAAGCCATCAAGTCCGTTATCAACCCTCTGGCACCATCTCAATCATTCGGGAGAGACTTATTTCTAACTATGATTCAGCTTGTTCAAAGTGTTGCTGGAACAAGTCACACCATTTAG
- the LOC112141317 gene encoding uncharacterized protein LOC112141317, which yields MAEKDGSVVERQSELADIVSTAHNLVSLLRSRLRQGNPVEPAEGQGAQGETSRQIEPVGHGPRGISPGQSIHQEMARSLPGLFRREGKGKRRFAPYANRQKSFFVTFFLLDKQRFKTLKGDEELALTLAGLGKRSLTVSESTTHSELTELLIKAYPKLGSICGGWLLHKSTGGGGQRKLVVIPPDSDGYNGQQLKGVSGSGKCTLYIAPLQEQIDTTPLPPEAKEFESMPKALCTTCGKMIPLQVLPLHIKNCKEENLCSSSEESRNQDHIFPSCHEDVTETTAQCPVCSGSFNIDIIESHASECGLRTSHAASETSSKNSDLSFKCMEEILSWIGDQVKEDDTFSICVSRSDLFDRGMQQWQRQKKSSPKNKLKVSFFGETGLDTRVLTKEFLTEMVAEIEKRLFMGGMDKNGKILATASTIWTKTTSGVLEKF from the exons atgGCGGAAAAAGACGGCTCGGTCGTGGAGCGACAAAGCGAG tTAGCAGACATAGTCAGTACGGCACACAATTTAGTGTCTTTGCTAAGGAGCAGGTTAAGACAGGGAAATCCAGTTGAGCCTGCTGAGGGACAGGGAGCCCAGGGAGAGACATCCAGGCAGATTGAGCCCGTTGGCCATGGGCCTCGGGGCATTTCACCAGGACAGTCGATCCATCAAGAGATGGCTAG ATCTTTGCCTGGACTTTTCCGCAGAGAAGGAAAAGGCAAAAGACGGTTTGCACCATATGCAAACCGtcaaaagagtttttttgtgaCCTTCTTCCTTCTTGATAAGCAGCGTTTTAAAACGCTGAAAGGAGATGAGGAACTTGCCCTCACGCTGGCTGGTCTGGGAAAACGCTCTCTGACGGTGTCTGAAAGCACCACACATTCTGAG TTGACAGAGCTGCTTATAAAGGCATATCCGAAGCTTGGAAGTATTTGTGGAGGCTGGTTGCTCCACAAGTCTACAG gtgGGGGTGGACAACGAAAACTAGTTGTCATCCCTCCTGACTCGGATGGGTACAATGGGCAGCAGCTCAAGGGAGTGAGTGGTAGTGGGAAATGTACTCTGTACATTGCTCCTTTACAAGAGCAAATTGACACCACTCCATTACCACCAGAGGCAAAAGAATTTGAAAGCATGCCCAAAGCTCTGTGTACCACGTGTGGAAAGATGATTCCACTTCAGGTCCTTCCCCTCCACATAAAGAACTGCAAGGAGGAAAATCTGTGTTCTTCCTCAGAG GAAAGTAGAAATCAGGATCACATATTTCCAAGCTGCCATGAGGATGTGACAGAGACG actGCTCAGTGTCCAGTTTGCAGTGGTTCCTTCAACATTGACATCATTGAGAGTCATGCATCTGAATGTGGTCTAAG AACAAGTCATGCAGCCAGTGAAACCAGTTCAAAGAACTCGGACCTTTCTTTCAAATG tATGGAGGAAATCCTCAGCTGGATAGGTGATCAAGTCAAGGAAGACGACACATTCTCCATCTGTGTGTCCAGAAGTGACCTTTTTGACAGAGGAATGCAACAGTGGCAGCgccaaaaaaaatcctctccaaaaaacaaactcaaagtgTCTTTCTTTGGGGAAACGGGTTTAGACACAAGGGTTCTCACCAAAGAATTTCTTACAG aaatggtTGCCGAGattgaaaaaaggcttttcatgGGTGGCAtggacaaaaatggaaaaatcctcGCTACTGCATCAACCATCTGGACCAAAACTACTTCAG GAGTGCTGGAGAAATTCTAG